The sequence GGAGCCCACATGTCAACGCCATTCGTCTACCTCGACTGGTCAGCCAACATGTTGTAGACATCAGCGGTGACGCGAGTTGTAATGTCGAGGACGGCAGAGGCAATTTTAGCGCACATCGGGCTGCCGACGTATTCTTATACCAGTACTCTCTTGAACTTCCCACTCACCAGTGAACGTTTCACCAACCCATTTCTTCAAATCGTCGGTCAGAGCCATTGATATTCCCCACTTGTTTGCCCCCAAGCTGAAGTCGAATACTACGTTGGCGGTGGCACGACCCACCTTCGGCTTCGAGATCGATTCGGGGATATTTAGGAAATCGTTCCAAGGCTGATGATGTGCTTGCGGAGCGCAGTCGCAGCCGGGCCAAACTTCGCCTCTGATCGTTCTTTTCGCCGTAGACGTAGCGGATTGTCGTCACGCCGCCATGTCGCTTGGAAGCTTGACGCCCTCGCCGCGCGGTTCCATCCGGATTGCGCGCTTGGGGCCGAGGCGTCCCATGAATAGACCAAGCTCGAAAACGACGTTATCGCGCGGGCGCCGACCATTCAGTGACGCGGGCATTGGTGACGTCGTCGCCATGTGCAATCGCCACCGCTAAATCGCACTAAACCAGCTCACGTTCGATATCGTCGCACGTATGGTTTGCGACCTTGAACACCCCCTGGTTCCATGGCACGGTCAGGAACTTGTCGTGTGCGAACATGGATTGCAGCAGGTGCGAGACGTCAAGCGCCTCAGCGCTCGAAATCACGAAAACGCGGATTTTGTCGCACTTCGCGTTTGCGATCTGGTTGCGCCCAGATCAGGCGTTTCCAGAGTTCTTTTGCCATCCGGCGTCGGATGTCTGGATAGCGGCTGCCGAGCTCGCTCAGTTGCTGTTCCGTGATTTTCGCGACAAGGGAATCCTCTGCCTCACGAACCGTCGCAGACCGTTTCTGGATCGGCTCAACGGCTGCCATCTCTCCGACCGAATCGCCGGGGAACCGCCGGCGGATCGGCGTAGGGTTGACGACGATGTCGAACGCGCCGGTGATGATGAAATGCACGTCGTTGTCGGTGGCGTCCTGGTGGATGACAACGTCGCAAGTCTTGACCTGAATCAGTTCGGCCATGTCGGCCAGGTCTTTGTCGCCGCCGACGAGCTTCTGGCCCGTGAAGGCTTCAATACGCAGGCGTTTGCCCGTTTCACCAGAAAATCTCTCAATCATTCTCCTGCTCTCTCCGTGCCGCCTTTGGGAAACAAGCAGCAGCGATGATTCTAATGGACGACAGGCTACAATTCGGTGCCGGCAGCGCCGTCCGCGGTGTGTCGGTGAACGTGAGAAAGCGGAGTCCGACCGCAGGTCATCTACCCGGTTATTTCGAGATCGATTTCGTGCCGCATTGTGGTGGCGGCAAGGTCGACAGCGAGCTCGTGCACACGCTTGTGATGACTGATATCGCGACGGGATGGACCGAATGCCTGGTCATGCCGTTTCGCAGAGGCGCATTCGTTCTGGAGCATATCAGACAGGTCCGCGGTGCATTGCCGTTTGCCCTGCGCGGTCTAGATTGCGACAACGATAGCGCCTTCATGAACGAGACGGTGTGCGACTTCTGCAAACCGACGGGTATCGAGCTTACGCGGTCGCGTGCATACAAGAAGAACGACGAGGCGTGGGTCTAGCAGAAGAATGGCGCTATCGTTCGCCGCTTGGTCGGCTACGGAAGGCGCCAAGGTCTGGACGGCCACGGAAATCCTTGCCCCCTTTAGCAGGTTTCGCCGCTCTACATCAACTTCTTCCAGGCGTCGTTCAAGTCGAAATCCAAGACCCGTCACTGCGCGAAGGTGCCAACGTTCTTTTGGGGCGACATGGGGCTGCCAAGGCGACGGCAGTCTCGCTTGATCCTTATGGGTATGTGGCGCGATCCGTCGCAGCCACCGAATCGAAGAAACGGAGGCACTCGGCTGCTGCGATCGGGATGAAGTTGAGGCTGGCCTCACGCGGCCATGGTAAGTAGTCCAGCCTGAACAAACCGTAGAGCCTTAAGCGTTGGGGGTTTCCGGCGGAAATCGTGTTGTTGGAATTGCAGAGACCTGGCATATTGCTGGGTATAGCCTGCAAATTCTGACGAGGTTTAGATGGGTCCGAAGGCGCCTGTAACGGAGAAGGATTTGTTCCGGCATCCACTGCGCGAACAGATCAATCTCAAGCATCCACTGGTACGGCTGGCCGAGCTGATCAATTGGGAGCGGCTCAGTGCATCGATGAGCGCGAGTTTCGTTTCGGGTAAAGGCAGACCTGCGAGTTCGCCTCGACTGATCGCTGGTCTGCTGTATCTGCAGCACGCCTTCGACCTCTCGGACGAGGATGTTGTGTGGCAATGGGTTGAGAACCCGTACTGGCAGGTTTTTACGGGCGAGACGTACTTGCAGGCCGAACCGCCGATCGATCCGTCCAGCCTCACGCGATGGCGCAAACGGTTGGGAGAAGCCGGTGTCGAGGAGTTGCTCGCCGAGACGATCGACGCGGCGAAGCGTGCCGGAGTGATCAAGGCGTCGAGCGCGAAACGCGTAATCGTTGATACGACCGTGATACCCAAGGCGATCGCACATCCGACTGACTCGCGACTGCTGGAGCGCTGTCGTGAACACCTCGTGAAGGCCGCTGCGCGGCACGGCCTGAAACTGCGTCAGAACTACAACCGCGAAGCACCACGCCTGGCCACCCAGATCAGCCGCTACGCGCACGCGAAGCAGTACCGGCGGATGAGCAAGGCAGTGCGCACCCTGCGCTCGCGTGTCGGCCGCGTCATGCGCGATGTCGAACGGCAACTCGACACGGTGGTTGATAACAGGCGAGCTGAGCTGCAGGAACTGATTGCCCGCACGAAGCGAATCCTGACGCAGAAGACGAAGGACAAAAATAAGCTGTATGCGCTGCACGCGCCGGAAGTCGAGTGCCTGGCCAAGGGTAATTGCAAGGGTGAGGCATTGCTTACAGATACGTAGCACCTCGACCTCGCGCAGGCTCAGATTGAAGCGGTGATACAGCGTACCGCGGAGCCGATCACCGCGGCCGGGAAGCGCAAACCTTGTAAGACGATTGACTCTTCTTCATCCTGCCGATCTAATGGACTCGATCTTCAATTTGACAAAGTCCGCGCCGGGCGATCCAAGGTGCGGCATTACCGGTCTGATGCCGTGCGCTACTATGGTTTTCCAAAATTCGAATCGAATAAATGGGCTTCGAATAGGTCCCACGCCCTTCAAATGTCACTTTGACTCTCGATTCGATTGCGTGAGCGTGCCTGGCGATATCCAGCATAGATTGACGAATGCTTGCGTCGCACGACCATTTCCCCCATTGAAACGAGAGGCCGATTGAGAGCTTGCGAGGCCAATCTCACACTCCCCACCCTGAAGATTTACTTTTGGACTATAAATATACCCCATTTGATAATATCCCCCACCAAATACCAAACCAGATGCCAACATCACACCTACCATCGAAATACAAAGAACATTTTTTTTGGCCGACATTTCGCACATCCTAGTAAAAATTCAAAATTAACTGCCCATTAAAAATCACCACGCAAAAGACTGTTGCGTACGATAGCAAGGCCCTTGCCTCCGCTTCGTTTATCGTACTAGTCGAAGAAACATGATTCATTAGATCCCTATACCCCTTCATCAGTGAATATCTATCGATTGACAAATCTGTTCTATCCGCGCTTACTCCGGCACTCCTTGCCAACGAGAGATAGCTAGAATCTCCTGTCATATCTACCGTGAAATCTACCAAACGCCGTGGCGCATTCACCTGTACTCTTCCGCTGGCCGTGTGCGAAAAATTAGAAAATCGGTAAAATATACCCCCAACGATAAACCCTGTTAGGTACAAATCGGATGGGTTCATCACAAACCTAACATCTGGATTTGAGAATGGGTTATTGGGACCAACTCCAATTATTTCAATTACAATCCCCTCGCCAATATTTGATGCATCGAGTCTTAATTGATACAAGGTTTTATTGCCAGGGATATTCGTGAGCGACATCGCATCGCCCATTGCAGTTCTAATTGCACCCAACGATTGAACGCATTTTTGCGGGGAACCAAAATCGACCCTGAATTCGGCAGCATATAAAAATGAACAGGCCGAAAAACACCACGAAATTAAAATGGCCTTCAGGAATTTTTTCATCAAAGCTCCAACGTTATATCGCGCCATCTCAAAACGAAATTCGCGAATCTTGATGCCTTTTTACTTATTAAGCGAAGTTGCCACATATTAAGCGCCATCAATTGTACCCAAAAATCGCATAAATGCGCTCAAAACTGAAGTGATCTCCTTCACATAGCGGCACCAATTATCAATTTTGCGCAAATACAGGTCACGCCGACATTGGATAAGCCTAGCAGTTGGATTATTTACGCATAACCCCACTCCCACAAGATTAGCCTAACCGCATACTCGTACGCGAAATCTATGCCAACAAGCCAACGCCAATAGCAAGTGGAACCTCGAAAGCCCTTAAAGCCCATTCACCGATAGCATCAACAGACAAACCGGACAATTCCGACAATTTGTGTCGCTACCGATAGGGGGCGCCGGGAATTCAGACAGTGGTCTAAGTGGCGCGACTGATCCTGTCTGCTGCTATCATTCGGCAGCAAAAGCAGACAAACCATTTGAGCGGGGCCACAACGACATGTTCAAAAAATCCATGAAAGAATCAGAGACTCGACATCGGTCACACTCCGGTCGGCGGCTTTTTTATTGGCTTTGACGTGATCGCGGAACTTGCAGCTCTGGCGTTCTATGGAGCTTCATGGATGTCACTCTGACTGCGATTCCTCGCTGCGTCGTAAGGTAGCGTTCCTTGTGTTCGCTGAGTTCCTCTATGGGTACTTTCATAGCGAAGTGAACCGCCCCGGATTTTGTGGAGGCTCCAACTCTTGAGAGTGATTCATCGGGTTTTGCCCGACCCCGAAGGATGAAGCGCACGACTGCTGCGGGCGGATCGGAGAAGGAATACGCTTACGAGGCAGCGGTGGTCGACGTCGGCCCATCATCTGGTGCACTGAGCCCGTTTGAGAGTTGGATCCGCAGCCCTGCGAGCACCCCGAATTGTGACCGAGGGCACATGTTGCCCTGCCTGCGCGCCTAGTTCTTGTCAATGCCGCCCGTAATTTCCCCGCAGAGGAAGAGTGCCATCGTTGCATGAGCCGTAGTTCAAGCAGAATACGCAGCGTGGTAATGGAATCAGGAACGTGGCGTTGAGCGCGCTGGACTGCCCCGAGGGATGTAATCTGGGGGAAGGGCAGGCAGCGCGCGTTCCGGGAAGTTTTTTTATCGCGCTCATCCGAGCGCATCCTGAGTCGCTGAGCCATCAGAAACCCATATGCAGCGATACTCAGCGTGGCGTGGTGGTGGAAGCCACGCCAGCCTCGCCCTTCGTAATGGCCGAGCCCGAACTCCTGTTTCGGGTCCTGATAGTCGCGCTCGATGCGCCAGCGCATCTTGGTCACGAACACGAGCTGCTCGAGGGTCGCCTCTTCGGGGGCGGTAGTGAGAAAGTATTTGAGCGGCTCCGTATCGCCATCAGGCCATTCAATGAGCAGCCATTCTTCGTCGCGAACGGTACTTCGCCAATAGTCGCGATGTGCGGGACGAACCCGCACGGCGGCAAAGCGAGAGGAAAGTGCTGCGTTGCTGCCTTCCCGCCAGGTGACGGTTTGCCAGGCGTTCACGGGCAATTGGATGGCCAGTTCCTTTACCGCGATCGGTTCGTGGCCGGGCCCACGGCGCAACAATGTCGGTGGCTTGCCGCGCCCGCTCCATTGCC comes from Paraburkholderia youngii and encodes:
- a CDS encoding ribosome-inactivating family protein, which gives rise to MKKFLKAILISWCFSACSFLYAAEFRVDFGSPQKCVQSLGAIRTAMGDAMSLTNIPGNKTLYQLRLDASNIGEGIVIEIIGVGPNNPFSNPDVRFVMNPSDLYLTGFIVGGIFYRFSNFSHTASGRVQVNAPRRLVDFTVDMTGDSSYLSLARSAGVSADRTDLSIDRYSLMKGYRDLMNHVSSTSTINEAEARALLSYATVFCVVIFNGQLILNFY